GTTCATCATGCGCTCGATTTCGCGGAAGAGGTCGTCGAAGGGGTCGTCGCGATCGTCTCGTCGCATACCTGAGGGTAAGTCCCTCCCGGGGAAAAGGTTTTGGACAGCCGTCAGACGTGCCGTTTTCCGGACGACAGAATCACGGCGAGGAGTCCCCGGTTTGCGGGTACGAGTGCAGTATTCCGAAAAAATCAGCGTCCGTCGAATCTCGATTAGTCGTCCTGGTTCTGCCAGTTGAAGTTCTGAGCGTTCGAGTACGCGGACTGCGAGTTGTCGTTGCTCTGGTAGCTGGCTTGGATCGCGTACGCGTTACCGGATTCAGCCTCACCGCTTCCGAGGTTACCGGCGGCCGAGACCGCGTAGTTGTCCTCCTGCGAGTTGGCGTTACCCTGTGCGACATACTGCGTCTGATCGACGTTCGAATTCGCATACTGACCGCTGACCTGTACTTGGTTGTCGTCGGCGAGTGCGGCCGCGTTACCCGCGAAGCCGATTGCGAACACACTGGCGACCATGCTCATGACGAGCAGGATTTTGAGTGACTTTCTCATTGTTTTCTCTCCGGGCGGGAGAGACCGTTTCTGGACAGCGTCTGACCGCTCTGCCGTCCAACCCACCCGTTTCACCACATCGGGGAGATGGTAAATGAACGCCGGGTATCGTTGAGTCCGTTCGCATCTTTTTCGAAGCGCTGAATTCGGGACTAATCGCCGGTAACGAAGAAAATCAGTGACGGGAGCGCCGAGCGTAACTCCATTCGCATCGGAATCATTCGTTCGACTCCGTTCGTAAACGGTCGAACCGGCCGATACCGAACGGCAATTTCGAATTCGATTGAGTCATGATATCGAGGCACACGATGGTAGCCACTACGTACTGGCGACGCACAGCGGCGGTATCCGCGTTACTCGGTTCGCCGGATGGGAGAGCGTACTACTCGTGTCTTCGAAAAAAGTCGAAGTCGAAAGAGTCGGTTTAGAAGCCGATTCCGAGCGCGTCGTTGGTGGTCTCGATGCTCTCTTCGGCGTCCGCCGTATTCGTCACCGCCCGAATCGCGTCCACGTTCTCCGGCACGACGTCGCTCTCCTGGTGGATGGCTTGGAAGAGATAGAGATCGTTGCCTTCCATGGAGACGGACTCGCCCCAGACGCAGTTCTCCCAGAAGTCGCCGCGCGGGCGGCCCCTGTCCATGGCGTACTCCTTGAGCTTTCCAGCGCCGTCGATGTCCATGTGTTCGGGGACGACGAACAGCCGCGACTGGCTTTCGAGCAGTTCGCGCACGTCCCGGGCGTCGGGTTCGGATTCGAGCGAGACGTTGATGCTGTGCATGTGCATCAGCGTCGCCGGAACCTTCAGTCCGAGCGTATCGATGGCGAGGTCCGGGAAGATCGTTTTCACGTCCGGACCGTGGTGGGACGGCAGCGACACCGGATTCGGGACGATGTCGTTGATGGGACCGCGACCGGTCTGGGCCGGGTCGCCACCGCGACGGACGAGGGTCGCCCGAACCTTCTCGACGCCGTACTCCTCGCGGAGCGGGGCGACGAGCCGGGAGAGACCGGTCGTGTTGCACGACACGACGCGGACGTGCTGTGCGCCGATCGATTCGTCGTAGTTGGCGCGGGCGTTGAAGCTCGTCTCGCCGACGCTCGCGTCCTCGCCGCCCTGATACAGCGCGGGCGTGTCGTACTCGTCGTACAGCGATTTGTTCTCCGCGCCGATACCAGATGGGCAAGCGTCCACGACGACGTCGGCCGCTTCGACCATCTCGTCCACCATTCCCGCGAGTTCGATACCCGCGTCGTCGAACTGGTCCGCCCGCTCTTCGATCGCGGCGTAGAGCGGATAACCCTTCTCGACGGCACTTTCGGCCTCGAAATTGGGCCGGGTCTTCGCGACACCGACGATTTCCATGTCCGGTTGTGCGCGGACGGCGTCAGCGACTCGCTTCCCGATAGTCCCGTACCCGTTAATGCCGACCTGTAGCATGTACGTGGGCCTGCTACCCCCGCCATTAAAACCGTTTCGAGCGAATCCGGGCAGAACACAACTCGAAAGTGAGTAATTCGGCGGTTTCGAGGTCGTCGATATCGGGACGAAATCCCGACCCAAACGCCACGAAAGGGAACACCTAACCGCTCCCGAACGCAACCGCCATTTATGAGTCTGGACGACGCCGCGAAGACCGCCGTCGAGCAGTGTATGGCACTCGAAGCCGACGAGTCGTGTGCGATAATCACCGACGACAAGCGCTGGGACATCGGCAAGGCGCTGTACGACACCGCCAGCGAGATCAGCGACGACGTGACGATCACCCGCTATCCCGTCGGAAACCAGCACGGCGAGGAGCCACCGGCCGCCGTCGCCGCCGCGATGGCCGCCGCCGACGTCGTCCTCGCGCCGACGACGAAGAGTTTGAGCCACACCCGCGCACGCGGAAACGCGAACGACGAGGGGGCACGCATCGCCACCCTCCCCGGCATCACACAAAAAGTGATGGTGACGGGTCTCGCCGCCGACTACGAGAACATCGACGAGCACTGCAAGGACGTGCTCGCGCAGGTCGAGGACGCGGAGGAGATTCGCGTCACGACCGAGAAGGGGACGGACATCACCTTCGAACCCGGCGACCGCGAGTGGTACGACGACACCGGCCTCTGTCACGAACCCGGCGACTTCACCAACCTTCCCGCGGGCGAGGTGTTCGTCAGCCCCGAGAACGTGAACGGCAAGTACGTCGTGGACGGCACCATGCGCCCGCACGGCCTCCTCGAAGACGGCCAGACACTCGAATTCGAAGTCGAAGACGGCTACGTCACGAGTATCAGCGACGACGAAATCCGCGAGCAGGTCGAGACGGGAGCGGAGGAAGTCGGACAGGACGCCTACAACCTCGCCGAACTCGGCATCGGCACCAACGTCGCGGTCACCGAACTCGTCGGCTCCGTCCTCCTCGACGAGAAGGCGGGCGGCACGGTCCACATCGCCATCGGCGACGACGCGGGCATCGGCGGCGACACGGACGCTCCGCTCCACCTCGACGGCATCATTCGTGAGCCGACGGTCTACGCGGACGGCGAGGAAGTCGAACTGCCACAGCCATAAAATCGACCAGCAGATGCGAACCATCCACGGAATCGACGTCCACGGCGTCGATGTAGACGCCGAAACGCGCTGTGCCCACTACGACACGGAGCGTGACGTGATCGCAATTCGGTTCCCGTGCTGTGACGAGTATTATCCCTGTTTTCGGTGTCACGACGCGGTCGCCGAGCATCCGCGCGAAACGTGGCCGGAAGACGAACGGGACACCGAGGCGGTGCTGTGCGGCGTCTGCGGTGCGGAACTGACGATTGCGGAGTATCTCGATTCTGGCTCGCAGTGTCCCGACTGTGACGCCGAATTCAATCCGGCCTGTGCGAACCACTACGAGTTATACTTCGACGGGTGAGGTTCACCCGGATTTCGACGGGAGAATTTGGATACCGTCGTTCACGGTGAGGTATATTTCCGCCGAGGTCGCATCCCAGAACGGACCACCACCCTTCGAAAATCCGGTCGGGAGTTCGACGGTTACGCCGTTGTCCGCACCGATATCGGCGATTCGAATCCGGTTTCCGGCGGGAACGGTACCCGTTTCCCGACCTCGTTCTCCATCGTCGGCGCGCCAAATCGCGGTGAGCGTCCGGTCCATCCCGTCGTAGTTCGTGACGAACAGCGGAATCGTGACTTCGTTTTCCCCGCCGACGAACTCGCTACAACCGGAGACGCCGAGCGACAGCGTCACGGCACCGACACCGATTTTCCCGACGAACCTCCGCCGTCTCATTTCGACTCTACGAGTACGGCCGGATTCCATGAGTGTTCCGTTTGCCGTCCTCTCCCACAACTCCACGCACTTTTACGGCCTGACTTCCTACACCGCTCCATGAGCGATACAGCGGAACGTGTGGCAGTCGTCTGCCCATCCTGTTCCCCCGATTTGGAGACGGTTCACGAAGTCCTCAAGCCGGGTGGACAGGCGACGGTGCGATGTACCGAGTGCGACCACGTCCACAAGACGAAAATCGAGGAGGAGAAGACCAAGGAAATCGACGTCGTCGTCTCGCAGGAAGGCGAGTCGTTCACCGCGAAGGCGGACGTTCCCGTCGAGGAGACGCTGGCGGTCGGCGAGGAGTTCGTCCTCGAAACCGACGAGGCCATCTTCGTCGTCCGAATCACCAGCCTCGAACAGGAGGACGACCGCCGCGTCGAGGAGTCGGTGGCCCCCGACGTCGAAACCATCTGGACGCGCGCCGTGGACAACGTGAGCGTCAACGTCACG
The genomic region above belongs to Haladaptatus sp. R4 and contains:
- a CDS encoding type II glyceraldehyde-3-phosphate dehydrogenase, giving the protein MLQVGINGYGTIGKRVADAVRAQPDMEIVGVAKTRPNFEAESAVEKGYPLYAAIEERADQFDDAGIELAGMVDEMVEAADVVVDACPSGIGAENKSLYDEYDTPALYQGGEDASVGETSFNARANYDESIGAQHVRVVSCNTTGLSRLVAPLREEYGVEKVRATLVRRGGDPAQTGRGPINDIVPNPVSLPSHHGPDVKTIFPDLAIDTLGLKVPATLMHMHSINVSLESEPDARDVRELLESQSRLFVVPEHMDIDGAGKLKEYAMDRGRPRGDFWENCVWGESVSMEGNDLYLFQAIHQESDVVPENVDAIRAVTNTADAEESIETTNDALGIGF
- a CDS encoding aminopeptidase; translation: MSLDDAAKTAVEQCMALEADESCAIITDDKRWDIGKALYDTASEISDDVTITRYPVGNQHGEEPPAAVAAAMAAADVVLAPTTKSLSHTRARGNANDEGARIATLPGITQKVMVTGLAADYENIDEHCKDVLAQVEDAEEIRVTTEKGTDITFEPGDREWYDDTGLCHEPGDFTNLPAGEVFVSPENVNGKYVVDGTMRPHGLLEDGQTLEFEVEDGYVTSISDDEIREQVETGAEEVGQDAYNLAELGIGTNVAVTELVGSVLLDEKAGGTVHIAIGDDAGIGGDTDAPLHLDGIIREPTVYADGEEVELPQP
- a CDS encoding CHY zinc finger protein, translating into MRTIHGIDVHGVDVDAETRCAHYDTERDVIAIRFPCCDEYYPCFRCHDAVAEHPRETWPEDERDTEAVLCGVCGAELTIAEYLDSGSQCPDCDAEFNPACANHYELYFDG
- a CDS encoding HVO_0476 family zinc finger protein → MSDTAERVAVVCPSCSPDLETVHEVLKPGGQATVRCTECDHVHKTKIEEEKTKEIDVVVSQEGESFTAKADVPVEETLAVGEEFVLETDEAIFVVRITSLEQEDDRRVEESVAPDVETIWTRAVDNVSVNVTIHPNDGRRDNSRSVKVNIPGDYEFVVGEREELAKEEFTIDGILVTDDASGYDHDRLDFDGDAVLAKDVKRIYAEDEGSTAWSAW